The DNA region CTCAATCCCTTGGGCAAACGGCTCCAGGTTGGCAAAAGCCTCAATGACGTGCGTAAAAATCCTGAACAAATCTATGAGGTCGTGGGGGTGGTCAAGGATGCTGGATACTCCAGGGTTTGGAACGGCCCAAAGCCGTATGTCTATTTTACACCGGCCCAGCTCGGCTATAGTGAGGGTGGCGCCAGCAAACTGCATGTGAGAATTGAAGGCAATGCAAACTCGATGATCAATCAGATTCGCAAGGTCTTTGAAAGCTTTGGCCCCGAAGCCAAGGTGCGAGGGGTTCGACCGCTGTCGGCGGAAATGCGATTGGCGCTTTCACGAGAACGCTCAACCGCATTTATTCTCTCGTGTTTCGGCGGTCTGGCTCTGCTGCTGGCCAGCGTGGGATTGTACGGAGTCATTTCCTATTCGGTCGCACGACGTAGTCGTGAGTTTGGAATTCGTCTGGCGCTGGGAGCGCCGCAATCCAACATAATGAAGATTGTCTTTCGCGAAGGAATAGCTTCGGTCCTTGTTGGCTTGGCAATTGGCCTCCCTTGCGCCATAGCTTCAGCCCGTCTGCTCGTCAATCGGCTGCATGGAGTGAGTCCTTTGGATCCAATCTCCTACGCGGCCATTTCGATGCTCTGGATTTGCGTAGCGATCCTGGCCGTCCTGGTCCCTGCAAGAAAAGCGATTGCCGATCCCATGACCGCCCTTCGCATCGAATGAGCTTGGCCGCGGAAATTGGCGTCCGAGCATGCTCGAAGCCCTGAGTCTCGTCAATTGCTGATACCGAGGGCGGGCAACCAAATCAGAATGAAGGATTTATGGTTCGCCCTGTGCGTGATACCTCAATGTGAAACCCTCAAGGCTGCTGATCGGAAAAATAAAACGCGACCGAAATCGAACCCACGTCGATCACGCCTCGCCATGCCTTCCCTCTGCTGGTCCGTGTCCTTTCGGCAAGGCTGCCTGACTCGATGTGAGGGGCTTTGATATCGTCCGGCTGTCGGCGCAGAGAGCGCCTGGAGGCAGCCAATGATATCATCAGAAAAATCCCCATCTTCTTCCCGCAACGGTCAACTCGCAAGGCTTCGACAGCGTCTTGAAGTTTGGCGCAACTCCCAAAAGCCACGAACTCGACTTCCCCGTCGACTATGGAATGCAGCGGCTCGGCGTGCTGCGCACCATCTTCCGAAAAGCGCAAGTTAGCGGGAGACGATATCGCTTTCGCCAGCAATTTGCGTGGTTTCACGCCCAACCTCTCAGCCTAATGCCGGAATTGACCGGCGGCGCCCATGATAGGACGACCAAGACGGTACAAGGGCGCCGTCCGGTCCAATTCCTTGTTGGGCGGTCTCCTCGTTCGCCAGCGAGATGGTTAGAGCCTGTCTCCGGACATTCTGTCAGCTATGTCCGCGGCCAGTCTGCAGGTACCTCAGGTACATGACCTCCCGAATGAGCAGGGCTGCTGTTCCAAGGGCAAATAGACCAAATCCGGCCATCATCCCTCCGAGGGGAAACATAGCCAGGGTCCCGATTGTGCCTCCAACCAAAGACCACAGGTACGCCCCGCAAAAACCACTTTGGCGACGCCGCGTGAGGCGCTCGGCGACAAGCATGCCGAGGCCGAAACCGGCGGCCGTCACGACAGGAGCGGTGAGCGTGACTGCGAATGAAGGTGGCACCGGCGGACGCGGCATGCGGACCAGGACGGCGACAAGCCAGACTGCGAAAGCAATGATTCCGCCCAGTAGTGAGCCCAGCAGCCGAAGACACGCGCCCCACATCGCCGACCCGCCGCACCGCCACCAGTCTGCCTTCGAGTCACCCATCTGCCACTCTCGTCCGCCTAACGCTCAGCATCAGCGGCGGCGCGCAGCGACGTGCCGCATGCGGTAGTTAGGCTTGCGGCTTCACGGGCCGTCACGAGCCTACAACTGCCAGAGCCCGTGGTGGATGCCGCCCAGGATGTAGATGGCAAACGTGCCGTGGCCAGGGATCTCCATCGGCGGATGGGCGACTTCGCCGCCGGCCTCCACCGCCGCGGCAACGGCCGCTTCGATGTCGTCCACCAGCCAGTAGGGCCGCACCACCGGCTCCTCTGACTCGTGCAAAGGCGCCCGCACCCCCACCAGCCCGCCTCCCGGCAGCGCGGCCGTCCGTGCGTTGCCGAGTCCGGCATCCGGCTCGCCGAACTGCACGCCGTTCGCTACGGCGTACGCGGCGCACACCGCGTCGACCTCCTTAGTCACGATTTCGAGGTAGTGGATCTGCATGACTCATTCATCTCCAGTTGTCGATGACGCCCACGATCAGCCTAACGTCCGACATCAGCCGCGGTGCGCCTTTTGCGCCGGCGGCTGAATGCCATAATTAGGCACCCTTTTTATCAGGTTTCGATATCGTCAATCCTAAGGCCTTGGCCTGCCCTGATACTTCGACGCGCAGCTTCGATTCGTTCTAGAAACCGGGGATCATGCTCAAGCCGGTAATCAAACCAGTCGTCTTCCGACGCGAAGCCGATCAAAATGCCGGCCGGCCGACCATGCCTCGTAATCACTACCTCTTCCTTCTCTGCGTGCCTCAGAAACTTAGAGAGATCGTCTTTAACTTCAGAGAGCGCAGCTTTTTTCATATAGATTCACCTGCCTTTCTCAGCCAACACCTTAGATGAACAAGACGAGAATGCGTTTTCCATCGACCTTTGAAGCATCATCAGCACCCAACCCCTCTCGCATCTTCGTTTGTCCGCCCAACGTTAGCATCAGCGGCGCGCCGCTGACTATTGGCTTTAGGCATTCTATCCATAACGCGTCCGCTGCATGCGGTTGTTAGGCCGTCGCTCTGCCAAGCGCACACTCCTCAATCGTCCAGGTCCTATTCCCATCGTATCCGATGATGTCGAGCTTCTCGACCCGAGCATGTATTTCGAACCCCTTGCTATTGAGATCGTCTACGATGGCCTTGCACTCGGCTATGCGCGGAGTGCTCGCTACACCGATGTGTGGAATGAAGGGCAAATCGAGCCGCAATTCAGCCCGAAGCGGTCCCGTGTAGAGCGCGTCGTGCAGCCTCACAACGTCACTGAAGCCTTCGTCCGGAACCAAGAAGGCGTGTGCATGATCCATGAAACTCGGATCACCCAAAATCGCGCAGCGAAGCACGACGTCAAAGGGACTGATCCGCTTCGCGACTTCGGCGACGTGTGCGATGAACTCCGACTTCTCGACATTTTCAGTCGGAAAGACCAAAGTGAAATGAGGTCGTACGACGTCGAAGAAGAGCGCGTCGTGCTCCCGCCGAATGGACTGAATCCACTCGTAGTCCCCAGAGCTAATCGTGGGGTAGTTCACCGCGCATATAGCCATGATGTCATCCCTGTAGCCTGCGTGAGGCCTAACGCTTGGCATCAGCCGCGGCGCAGTTTTTTGCGCCAGCGGTTGAATGCCGATGTTAGACTGCATTTGACTGGTCTATTTGCTCCTGGAAGATAACTTTCTTTGGCGATCGGCGATCTTACTCAAAGCGCGCAACGCTTCGTTCACAGTCTTTGAATCAGGGAATAGTTCTGCCACATCCGGATCCAGAATGATGATATTTGTGCCCTCCGCAAACCGCTTCGCGTATTTTCCGCGCTCGCCATCTGAAAAGTCGTATTCAGCGAGCATCTCAGCTTTTCTGGGAGTGCTTTTACCTCTTTTCATAATCCCCACCCTCATAAGCCTTCCTCTCTTTTGCGGTAGCCTCGCGTGCACCGATGATTCGAATTGCAGCTGCCCGATCGACATGGACCACAACGACGAGTCGGCCTCGGTTCGAGAAACCGAGCAGCACGCACCTTTGCTCTCGAACAGAGTGCAACTCGTCCGCGATCGTGAGCGATAAAGCGTCGCCGAACACCGACATCGCCTCCTCGAATGATACACGGTGCTTCTCAAGGTTTAATTCCGCTTTTTTGTGGTCCCATTCGAATCGGAGTGGCCTCCATTGGCTCCATTGTCCAATTTTGCGGTCTAACGTCGATGCTCAGCGGCGCGGCTTTTTCGCGGCCGCTGGAGCGCCTTGTTAGACCTCTAATAAATACAGGCATCAAGAATGGAGAGGACCTCCTCAAGCACGGCTTCGGAGGCGCTTCCAATTCTGTGGGCCTTGCGTGCGCGATAATCAATCGACTTGACCTGCTCCACCATCACAAATCCGGTGACTTCTGGGTGATTATCAATAGCGACATGGAAGGGGAATCTCCGATCTTTGTTGGTGAGAGGGCAAACGATAGCAAGACCCGTATGCGCATTAAACTGAGTGTTGCTCACGACCAGTGCAGGTCGCCGGCCCCTCTGCTCGTGGCCAGACTGGGGGTCAAAAGTCACGGCGATAAAGTCGCCTTTTTTCGGGACGTAAGGCCGCATTTACCAAACCTCTCTGCCAATCGGGTTGCCCCAGTCGACTTCACCAGCCTCATAGTCTTTGGGAATACGTGACACCAGCTCTTGCAGGCTCCGTTTGCCGCGGACGCGCTTTATCGGAGTAATAATAATCGTGCCGTCCCGTACAGTTATGTCGACGTCATCGCCAACTGAAATGTGTGCGTCCTCAAGCACCTGCTTGGCCAGGCGGAGACCCTGACTGTTCCCCCATTTTTGTACCCTCGTGACCATCTCTACACCCCTCCAGGATATACAATGTATAGCCTCGGAAAGGTTCCCCTGTCAAGTTCGCTCGCAGCGCGTGTGAGGCCTAACGACAGCGGCTCACCCGCGGCCGCTGACAGTCCAGCAGCGGCCGTCGGGTGCAGCCGCCAGCTAGGCCCTCACTGCCGCGAGCACGAGATCTGTTGCCCTTCGGTGATTCGTTTGTCGACCCAGTCGGCTTCCGGAACGATCGCCCAGTTTCTCTCGAAAGGGTTGATGCGGTAGACATGCCAGGTTGCCCGGTAGCTGTCCGGGTGCCAGATCCCCACGAACAGGATTTCATTGGTCGATTGCAGCCAGCAGCTGCTATCACCGATCAGGAACCCAGGGGGTGTTAGCAGAGTACGCTTGAGCGTTGGGTGTTCAACGACGAACAAACCGTGGGGCCCGTCATGGTCAAAACCAGGATATCCGCGGACGATATCGTTGGCGAGCGAGAAGCGACCGTCCGCAGAAGCCGCGGGTGGCGGCACACCCGGCGGGAGGTCACCGACCCGCGAGTACTCGAAGGTCGGGTATGAGAATCTGCCGATGGTCCACCGCGCATTCTCTTTGGGATAGAACACGTGGAAGTACAGAAAGGCGCTATTTGCCGACCACACCGCGCCGTACTGCTCGGAACCTCCTGGAACTTCGGTCGAAAACGACGACCGCCCCGTCGTCATGTCGACAACTCGGATTCGGCGACCCTCCTCACTTCCTGTCTTCACGAGCGCGGTGTAGGCGAGTAGTCGGCCGTCGGGCGAAAGTGCCGGGTCTGTTCCCTTGGCAACAAAGCGCCACTCGCCCGCCAGTTCTGAGAAGAAGATGCCGAACCCATCTGGCATGCTCCGCATGATGGCAAGGCGCATATTTTCTGCTCCCCGAGTTGCGACGGGCCGCGACGAGCAGGCCGCGCATGCCAACAATGCCACAGTACCAATGATCTTCATTTGTGTAGGCCTAACGTATGAGCTCAGCGGCGGCGCGATTGTTGCGCCGGCCGCTGGAGCGAATCGTTAGACGTCCGTTCCCTCCACCGGTTCTGTGGGCAACTGCGCTCCATGCCAACACGCGACCACCCAAATGGTTTTGCCCTTAGGCCGGTAAAAGAACCGGTATGGTGCAACAATTACCTCGCGAAAGGGAAGATCGGGAAACTCTGGAATAAGTCGACCCGACTCCGGATACTTTGTGAGGCGTCGGAGTATCTGCGCTGCCCTATTCCGAAACTTGACGGCGGCCTGCGGATTATCCTGATGGATATAGGACACCGCCTTAAGAAACCGGATGCGTCCGGAGGGCGTAAACTGAAGCTTCACTTTGGGCCACCGGAGAGAAGAGCGTCTGCCTCGGTAAGCACCGCGTCCAGTTCGAATCCCTTGCCGGCCGCGATCTCTTTCTCGCCTTGTGCGATGAGACGCAAAAGTTGGCGCTCGTGCTCACTGCGCTCGTAAGCCTCCATGCTCAGAAGAATCGCCGCCGCCCTTCCTCGCTGGGTGATTACGACGGGTTGCTTCGATGACTTGGCGCGCTTCAGCGCTGCGGCGGCATTCTTACGAAGGTCTGTAATTGGAATGATATCGGGCACCTTTGCCATAAACGTTACCTCCAAAAGTACGTTTAACGATATCTCTAATACCCCTAAACTGTCAACTGGCGTGATCCCTTCGGACGCCTAACGACGAAGCTCAGCCGCACCGGGCGAGGAGCGAAGCGACGAGAACGGTGACGGCTGCAGCGACCTGTTAGGCGCCAGCTGCACTGTTTGCTTGTACCTCGATGCTACTGTCCGGCAGGTGGTTGCCAAAGCTCCACCTTGTTCCCTTCTGGATCTATGACCCATCCGAACTTTCCATACTCTGAGTCGTCTGCCTTCTCAAGGACATGGCAGCCTTCGTTCCGGAGCGCATCCAGCAACGCTGCCAAATCCGCCACCCGATAGTTGATCATGAAGGGGGCCTTGCTGGGCGCAAAGTTGTCTCCGCTGGGCCCGCCGATGGACCATACGGTGGTGCCCGTAGTGGGGCGCACTGCTTCGTCTGCCCACTTGAACGCAGTACCACCCCATTCTTGGACGTCTATGCCCAGGTGCTTCTTGTACCAGGCCCTCAGCGCGACGGGGTCCTTAGCCAAGAAGAAGATGCCGCCGATGTCTGTAACTCTTTTCATTTCTCCCCCAATCTTGATGCACCAAACGAACCAGCTCTTCTGGCGCCTAACGACAGCGCTCAGCGGCGGGGGGCGCGACGGCGGGTACTCGGCCTTTCCGCGACCTTCCCCGCGCCACCCGCCCGCTGGAGCGCATAGTTGGACTCTCTTCTGCGTCCCTGCTGCTTCCCCACGTCAGGGAGTTGTCTCAAGTAGTCGGGGGCGAAATCCGCTCCGTTCGGCCAGACTACCGTGCCCGCGACTGGATCAAGGGTGACCCGAGAAAAGAACTCCGGATCTCGGAGAGGCTGAAACACCGACCCTGTGAGCACAGGAAGCAGGTCGACCCGGCGCTCGGCGCCATCGTTGAAACGCAGGAGCAGTTCGTGAGAGCCCACTAAGCGGGCGGCCTCAACTCTCAGCACTGGAGCGCTCATAATACCTCCTTACTTCAGCGGCGGGATCGGCCGCAGCGACTCATCCGTCTGTGCGCCCGTCCAGGCCGCGAGCAATTCCCTCTCGTTCATTCTAGCCCACTCCCGAACCAGTGCGAGGGCGCGTGTTGGGAGGCTGCTCCGCAATAGCCGGCGAGACCGGATTGCGACCTCGGCTTCGTCGGAACCGTAAATGGCGTGGAAGTGAGGTGGCGCGTGGTCGCGGTAGTACATATAGATAGCGATACCATAGAAGTACGAGAGTCTCGGCATTCCTTCCTCATCTCCGGAGTTCAACATTTGAGCTCAGCGGCGGCGCGCAAGCGCCGTCCGCTGCAGCGAATAGTTAGCCAGCCGCATTATAAATATCAATCCATTCATTGGCCGTGGCATATGCTTCTTTTAGTAGATCTGGAAGCTGTTGAGCTAGCTCATCAATTGGTACCGCCTTAAGCAGCGTTTTGTGCTTCCAATAATCGGCTCGACTGCGATGATCGGCAGCCGAAATCCACAGTGTGTAAGTAGACTGCTTTTCCGACTCCAAAAAGACCTGAATAAGGATATTCGGGCGGTCTCCCCATCGGAATGAGCGGTCCGGCCAGTTTCTTTCGTTTTTTCTCAGAACCAGCCGCTTATCCCTTGCGAACCTTTCAAGCATGCCGTCGAGCTTCCTTAACGGATGCTCAATACGATCCCATTCTTCTTGTCTGCCATGAAACCCATTCGGCATTCTTGTTCCTCGCTGGCTAACGTTCGGGTTCAGCCGCGTTGCGGAGCGTAGCGGAGCAACGTCGGCTGCAACCCGTTGTTAGGCGGTGATGCGATTCGCTGCATAGATACAAAAATTTAAGCTCCAAGCAATCCTGTCTTCACTTCACTGGCACGCCTGTAATCAGCAATAATAACGCCGAGTGGCGAAACTTTGCTGCCAGTTAATTTGAACGCTGCCGGACTCGTTCCATCGGCAAACAAGCGCTTTCCCGACCCAAGTGTTATTGGAAAAATTTTGAGCCAAAATTCATCAACCAAGTCATGCTTCAAGAGGGTCTGAACAAAATTGCCACTGCCATAAACCTGTAAATCAGGACCGTCTTGTTCTTTGAGTTTCTTTACCTTTGAAACCACGTCGCCCTTTAGAAGAACCGAATTTTTCCATTCAAGCTTCATTTCCTCGTGCGAGACGACATATTTTTTCGCTTCATTGACACCAGGCCACCCAGCACTGTGGTGCGGCCAGTATGACGCAAAGATTTCAAAAGTAGTTCTGCCCAACAATAACTCAAAGGCCTTGCTCATCTGCTCTCCCATCACTTTGCTCGTAAAGTCGTCAAAGTGCGGAGCAGTCCAACCGCCGTACTTAAAACCGCCGGAAATATCCTCCTTGGGCCCGCCCGGCGCTTGGATGACTCCGTCGAGGCTAACAAATTCAAGGACGATGATTTTTCGCATGGCTATTCTCCTTTATGTGTATTGCTTTTTTCATTCCGCAATGCCGCCTAACGCTCCGGCTAAGCTGCGGCGCACGAATACCGACTCCCAGCCGCCTCCGGCTTCCTGCGCGCCGTCAGCTTAAGCCGGTTGTTGGGCGGCCCCCACCGGTCAGGACACAACCTGTCGGTTCGTGAACCATTGCGCCTCGAGTACGTGAAGGATACGGCCGTCACGCATGCCGGCGACTCTGAACCCGTTACGAATGGCCACCAGGCGGGATGGCGCATTGTCCGGGTCGGTGAGTACCTCCACCCGGCGAAAACCAAAGTCCCCGAATGCCACCTGGCACGCCAGCGCGACGGCGCGTGACGCAATGCCACGGTTACGATGTACCGGATACGTCCAGTAAGAGAGATTCGCTGCCTCATCCGCCCGAGGCCGCAGCTCGCAGCCGCTGAGAAGCGTGTCGGTGACTGCATCTCTGACCGCAAAGGAAAACCGCTTACCCTCGATTCGTTCTTCCGCCCATCGAGCGATGGCCTCCAGCGAATGCTGGATTGACGGCACGAAGTCGTCGGGAAACTCAAACCACCGTCGATGCTCGCGGTCACGGTCGCCGTCACACAACACGGGAGCATCACTGGGAACAAAAGCCGTGAGAGTGACTAGGCCATCGGTCGGTGGCGGAGTCCCAATTCGCATACCTGGGTCCCCCATTACTTGTCCGCCCAGCGCTCGATTCGAGGCCAACTCAGAACAAAGGCGCGGCCCCGGTCCGCTGCACGCCGTAGTTAGGCAACTGGCCTGCCCCTCGAGCCTCACCTGTTCGCCCGTAAGGACACGCCGAATCGTGCCTTCGAGTCCCCGCAGCCGATCGTGAACCCAAACATCAGGAAGAACGACGCCCCCACCCATGCCCCCCGAGATACCAGAACCCACCGGCTGACGTTCGTAATACACACGCGCAGCGTCTGGGTCTTTCCATTGGCGCGCGTCAAGATCGAGAACGAGTTGCCGGAGCACTGCTTCCGAACACTGGACGTAGGATGCCCGGGCGACGAGGTAGATCTGTCCGCCCCAATCGCCCTCGAAGACAACGACACCATCTCCGTCCGATTTGGCTTCGGCGAGCGACAAGAACGCCTTGTAGGCGGTTCCTCCAGCGTCCGCGATCATTCTTCTCACACCGCTCTCATGTTCGGGCAACCGCCCGGAAACGAGGGATTTCTTGTCCTCTGGCATCATCTCTCTCCAGTAGCCTAACGTTTGAGCTCAGCGGCGGCGCGGAGTTTGCGCCGACCGCTGGAGCGAATAGTTGGCATATACATTTCCTTCCTCGGTGCATCGCACAGCATCTACAACCTCAATGCGGAAGCAGCGAAAGGATGCGCCCATGCCGAACCCTGACTGAAACTCGACAACCAACCATGGCGTCATACTCTCGCCACTAGTAAGCTTGCCACGGTCCTGAATAGTGATCGAAAGCTCGAGAATCCTATTCTGGTGGTTAAAACCCGCCATCTTGAACTCATTTACATCGTGAAAACGCAAAGTGGTAAGAACATCATGACCGGCGTGAGTAGCGCCCGGCTGTGTTGCTTCCAAGACCTTGACCTTAATGGTAAGCACCGGGAAAACATTCCTGTCATCCCAATCGCCCGGTTTGACGTCGCCACGCCACAAGTGTTGATCGACAACTTCCGCATCGTGGAAGGATGGCCAACCGCCAGACAAAGCCGTCAGCTTCTGGCTATTTTGAATGAGTGATTCGACGCTGGTCATGTTCTGTGTATGCCTAACGCTTGAGCTCAGCGGCGGCGCGCGCAGCGGACCGTCCGCTGGAGCGAATAGTTAGACGGGTCTTGTAACCTGAAACGTTACATGTTACAATTTTCGCCGTGGCGATTCTCAAATTCCGGCACAAGGGGTTGGAACGTTTTTTCCTGAACGGCACAACTGCCGGAATAAATGCAAAGCACGCCGGTCGGCTTCGACTCATCCTTGGTCGGCTGAACGTGGCGATCGAACCAAGAGACATGGCGCTGCCAGGATTGGAGCTGCACCCCCTGAGAGGCGACCGGAAGGGCAGTTGGGCTGTCAGGGTGAGTGGAAACTGGCGCGTAACTTTCATATTTTCCGGCTCCGACGTCAAGGAGGTTGACTATGAAGACTACCACTAGATCCACCCTTAAAATGCAAAACCCTCCTCATCCCGGGGAAATCCTGCGAGAACTTTGCCTTCAACCCCTGGGCCTTAGCGTGACGGAGGCGGCCCAAGCACTTGGTGTGAGTCGCAAGACCCTGTCAAGCATTTTGAACGGCCGTTCCGGAATTAGCCCTGAAATGGCTGTCCGGCTGTCAATTGCCTTCGACACGACTTCCGAGAGTTGGCTGCAACAGCAACTTCAGTACGACCTAGCCCAAGCCGAACTAAAAAGGCACTCTCTTCAGGTAAAGAAACTGGCGGCTGCATGACTTGGTATCCGTCTAACGTTAGCGCTCAGCGGCGGCCGCCGCATAGCCAGGCGCAACCTGCTAACCTCGAGTGCCGCAGGAACCGCAAGGCCGCGGCCGTCCGCTGCAGCGCTTTGTCAGATGCTGGCCTCTTTCGAATCAGCACCAATCGTTTGCGCCAATCGGCGAGCTTGGCACCATCGTGGTTCCAAGCTGGCATCTCGGGCCAGCTTGCCATACTCAGGCTCCACGACAATCTCGGCCCTGGCACCATCATACGTCACGGCACAGAGCTTGCTCCAGCGCCATCTCTGAGATATGGCGCCGAGCGAAGATATCCAGCCCGCGAAGAACAATACTAATCAGGGGAACAGAACCTTGGGCCTCAGTTCCTTGAAGCCTCGTTTTGCCTTTCATCCATCTAACGCTTGAGCTCAGCGGCGGCGCGCTTTTTTCGCCGACCGCTGGAGCGAATAGTTAGACGACCGATCCTTTATGAGTTCAGTCTGCCGCTGTCCAAGTCCTTGCGATACGATGGAAACCACCAAGGTATTGAGAGACACTCCTTCAATTTTTGCTCGGGCGATAAGTTGAGCATGCAGTGAACGAGGGACACGCTGAACGAAACGTCCGCTTACACCAGAAAAAGGGATTGGTATCTCATCCCCGAACTCGCGCGCAACTCCAAGCCATGATTCAAGTGCGTCGCGACCATTGTTGATAGCTTCCTCCGGAGTGGCTCCGTCAGAACGACAACCCGGAAGATCGGGAAATGTGATGGAATATCCGCCTCCTTCGTCTTTGGAAAGAGGACGTATCTCAAACGGATAATCAATTCGAGATGTTTTCATTCTGAAACTCCATATTCGATCAAGCGAACGAATTTCTTTATATAAACGGGCTTGATTGGGCGATGTGCCGGCACGCTCAACATCGCACCGTTGGTGTGGCGAAAGATGACATGGCTGCCGCCCGGGTGGCGGAATGCTACATTATGGGCCTCCGCTACTGATTTGAGACTGTCGATTCGCCAATCTCGTGGATTGGCCTTCATCTTTTTGAGG from Terriglobia bacterium includes:
- a CDS encoding GNAT family N-acetyltransferase, whose product is MRRMIADAGGTAYKAFLSLAEAKSDGDGVVVFEGDWGGQIYLVARASYVQCSEAVLRQLVLDLDARQWKDPDAARVYYERQPVGSGISGGMGGGVVLPDVWVHDRLRGLEGTIRRVLTGEQVRLEGQASCLTTACSGPGPRLCSELASNRALGGQVMGDPGMRIGTPPPTDGLVTLTAFVPSDAPVLCDGDRDREHRRWFEFPDDFVPSIQHSLEAIARWAEERIEGKRFSFAVRDAVTDTLLSGCELRPRADEAANLSYWTYPVHRNRGIASRAVALACQVAFGDFGFRRVEVLTDPDNAPSRLVAIRNGFRVAGMRDGRILHVLEAQWFTNRQVVS
- a CDS encoding VOC family protein, which encodes MKRVTDIGGIFFLAKDPVALRAWYKKHLGIDVQEWGGTAFKWADEAVRPTTGTTVWSIGGPSGDNFAPSKAPFMINYRVADLAALLDALRNEGCHVLEKADDSEYGKFGWVIDPEGNKVELWQPPAGQ
- a CDS encoding type II toxin-antitoxin system Phd/YefM family antitoxin, translating into MAKVPDIIPITDLRKNAAAALKRAKSSKQPVVITQRGRAAAILLSMEAYERSEHERQLLRLIAQGEKEIAAGKGFELDAVLTEADALLSGGPK
- a CDS encoding dihydrofolate reductase family protein, translated to MRKIIVLEFVSLDGVIQAPGGPKEDISGGFKYGGWTAPHFDDFTSKVMGEQMSKAFELLLGRTTFEIFASYWPHHSAGWPGVNEAKKYVVSHEEMKLEWKNSVLLKGDVVSKVKKLKEQDGPDLQVYGSGNFVQTLLKHDLVDEFWLKIFPITLGSGKRLFADGTSPAAFKLTGSKVSPLGVIIADYRRASEVKTGLLGA
- a CDS encoding type II toxin-antitoxin system RelE/ParE family toxin, with translation MAILKFRHKGLERFFLNGTTAGINAKHAGRLRLILGRLNVAIEPRDMALPGLELHPLRGDRKGSWAVRVSGNWRVTFIFSGSDVKEVDYEDYH
- a CDS encoding DUF4160 domain-containing protein is translated as MPRLSYFYGIAIYMYYRDHAPPHFHAIYGSDEAEVAIRSRRLLRSSLPTRALALVREWARMNERELLAAWTGAQTDESLRPIPPLK
- a CDS encoding immunity 50 family protein yields the protein MTSVESLIQNSQKLTALSGGWPSFHDAEVVDQHLWRGDVKPGDWDDRNVFPVLTIKVKVLEATQPGATHAGHDVLTTLRFHDVNEFKMAGFNHQNRILELSITIQDRGKLTSGESMTPWLVVEFQSGFGMGASFRCFRIEVVDAVRCTEEGNVYANYSLQRSAQTPRRR
- a CDS encoding AbrB/MazE/SpoVT family DNA-binding domain-containing protein; the encoded protein is MVTRVQKWGNSQGLRLAKQVLEDAHISVGDDVDITVRDGTIIITPIKRVRGKRSLQELVSRIPKDYEAGEVDWGNPIGREVW
- a CDS encoding HigA family addiction module antidote protein, whose amino-acid sequence is MKTTTRSTLKMQNPPHPGEILRELCLQPLGLSVTEAAQALGVSRKTLSSILNGRSGISPEMAVRLSIAFDTTSESWLQQQLQYDLAQAELKRHSLQVKKLAAA
- a CDS encoding type II toxin-antitoxin system PemK/MazF family toxin, whose amino-acid sequence is MRPYVPKKGDFIAVTFDPQSGHEQRGRRPALVVSNTQFNAHTGLAIVCPLTNKDRRFPFHVAIDNHPEVTGFVMVEQVKSIDYRARKAHRIGSASEAVLEEVLSILDACIY
- a CDS encoding 2'-5' RNA ligase family protein, with the translated sequence MAICAVNYPTISSGDYEWIQSIRREHDALFFDVVRPHFTLVFPTENVEKSEFIAHVAEVAKRISPFDVVLRCAILGDPSFMDHAHAFLVPDEGFSDVVRLHDALYTGPLRAELRLDLPFIPHIGVASTPRIAECKAIVDDLNSKGFEIHARVEKLDIIGYDGNRTWTIEECALGRATA
- a CDS encoding BrnT family toxin, whose translation is MGQWSQWRPLRFEWDHKKAELNLEKHRVSFEEAMSVFGDALSLTIADELHSVREQRCVLLGFSNRGRLVVVVHVDRAAAIRIIGAREATAKERKAYEGGDYEKR
- a CDS encoding type II toxin-antitoxin system RelE/ParE family toxin gives rise to the protein MKLQFTPSGRIRFLKAVSYIHQDNPQAAVKFRNRAAQILRRLTKYPESGRLIPEFPDLPFREVIVAPYRFFYRPKGKTIWVVACWHGAQLPTEPVEGTDV
- a CDS encoding type II toxin-antitoxin system Phd/YefM family antitoxin — encoded protein: MKKAALSEVKDDLSKFLRHAEKEEVVITRHGRPAGILIGFASEDDWFDYRLEHDPRFLERIEAARRSIRAGQGLRIDDIET
- a CDS encoding DUF2442 domain-containing protein, with the protein product MSAPVLRVEAARLVGSHELLLRFNDGAERRVDLLPVLTGSVFQPLRDPEFFSRVTLDPVAGTVVWPNGADFAPDYLRQLPDVGKQQGRRRESNYALQRAGGAGKVAERPSTRRRAPRR
- a CDS encoding type II toxin-antitoxin system HicB family antitoxin is translated as MKTSRIDYPFEIRPLSKDEGGGYSITFPDLPGCRSDGATPEEAINNGRDALESWLGVAREFGDEIPIPFSGVSGRFVQRVPRSLHAQLIARAKIEGVSLNTLVVSIVSQGLGQRQTELIKDRSSNYSLQRSAKKARRR
- a CDS encoding hydroxylase, which translates into the protein MQIHYLEIVTKEVDAVCAAYAVANGVQFGEPDAGLGNARTAALPGGGLVGVRAPLHESEEPVVRPYWLVDDIEAAVAAAVEAGGEVAHPPMEIPGHGTFAIYILGGIHHGLWQL